From Deinococcus sp. HSC-46F16, the proteins below share one genomic window:
- a CDS encoding histidine phosphatase family protein: MTPGPLHLTLIRHGATVWNGEGRWQGWTDTPLGEVGERQARRLGVRLAERDPGLVYASDLRRAAETARLALPGAEVRLDPRLRELHFGRYEGATSEQVLHDPDYAAWQRDPWRLPTPGGGERLEEVGARMRDWAEELPGGTVTAFTHGAALRALLCTLFGWPAPPQPGYVLPFPYRHAHTGITRLERRGVGWTLHVYNDHAHLGD; encoded by the coding sequence CTGACGCCCGGCCCCCTCCACCTCACCCTGATTCGCCACGGCGCGACCGTCTGGAACGGGGAGGGCCGCTGGCAGGGCTGGACCGACACCCCGCTGGGCGAGGTGGGGGAGAGGCAGGCACGGCGGCTGGGCGTACGGCTGGCCGAACGCGACCCCGGCCTCGTCTACGCCAGCGACCTGCGCCGGGCCGCAGAGACGGCCCGCCTGGCCCTGCCCGGCGCAGAAGTCCGGCTGGACCCCCGATTGCGCGAACTGCACTTCGGGCGCTACGAGGGGGCGACCTCCGAACAGGTGCTCCACGACCCCGACTACGCCGCGTGGCAGCGCGACCCCTGGCGCCTCCCTACCCCCGGCGGCGGCGAGCGTCTGGAGGAGGTGGGGGCACGGATGCGGGATTGGGCAGAGGAATTACCGGGCGGGACCGTGACCGCCTTCACCCACGGGGCGGCGCTGCGGGCGCTGCTGTGCACCCTCTTCGGCTGGCCCGCGCCCCCGCAGCCCGGCTACGTGCTGCCTTTTCCCTACCGCCACGCACACACCGGGATCACCCGGCTGGAGCGGCGCGGCGTCGGGTGGACCCTGCACGTCTACAACGACCACGCCCACCTGGGGGACTAG
- a CDS encoding ABC transporter ATP-binding protein encodes MPEPDAILPNAILEVEGLGIRFGGLHAVRDVTTQLPAGKITAIIGPNGAGKSTFFNLISGFYQPTSGRIRFQGEDITRLRTHQVVGRGIARTFQTTTIYKELSVLDNAMIGHRVRTRAGVWDALLRTGRERRDEAESRQGALRALERVGLAGQAGRPAGALTQEGQKRVGIAMALSSDPKLLLLDEPAAGMNPEETVNLMGLIRELVGGGLTVALVEHKMSLVMGLADEIVVLHHGQKIAQGTPGAVSRDPAVIEAYLGGHAHGGQMGQPGTTGSGSGEGAHA; translated from the coding sequence ATGCCTGAGCCGGACGCCATTCTGCCGAACGCCATCTTGGAGGTCGAGGGGCTGGGCATTCGCTTCGGGGGCCTGCATGCCGTGCGCGACGTGACGACCCAGCTTCCGGCCGGGAAGATCACCGCGATCATCGGGCCGAACGGGGCGGGCAAGAGCACCTTTTTCAACCTGATCTCGGGCTTCTATCAGCCGACCTCGGGGCGCATCCGCTTTCAGGGCGAGGACATCACCCGCCTGAGGACCCATCAGGTCGTGGGGCGCGGCATCGCCCGCACCTTTCAGACGACCACCATCTACAAGGAACTCAGCGTGCTCGACAATGCGATGATCGGCCACCGGGTCCGGACGCGGGCGGGAGTGTGGGACGCCCTGCTGCGCACGGGCCGCGAGCGCCGCGACGAGGCGGAAAGCCGCCAGGGGGCACTGCGGGCGCTGGAGCGGGTGGGGCTGGCAGGGCAGGCCGGACGGCCCGCCGGGGCCTTGACCCAGGAAGGCCAGAAGCGCGTCGGCATTGCGATGGCGCTCTCCAGCGATCCCAAACTGCTGCTGCTGGACGAACCCGCTGCCGGGATGAACCCCGAGGAGACCGTCAACCTGATGGGATTGATCCGGGAACTGGTGGGGGGCGGCCTGACGGTCGCGCTCGTCGAGCACAAGATGAGCCTGGTGATGGGCCTCGCCGACGAGATCGTGGTGCTGCACCACGGCCAGAAGATTGCGCAGGGCACGCCGGGAGCGGTCAGCCGCGACCCCGCCGTGATCGAGGCCTACCTGGGCGGGCACGCCCACGGCGGGCAGATGGGGCAGCCGGGCACCACCGGGAGTGGGAGCGGGGAGGGTGCCCATGCTTGA
- a CDS encoding ABC transporter substrate-binding protein: protein MKKRLLLSLALAVSAAPALADKVVSIGYSGPLSGGAAFYGKDVQSGIEMAINELNKAGGITVGNEKVTFRLVSLDDRYLPNETATNVRRLTSQGIDVIFVPHAGGIQAVQPLATRDPRFLLVAYSSEPAILAAKNPLTFMLPPRYDNYVQPFVQTQMKAFGKRLGLIGTTSAYGKQWTEAISDGWRKQGGTVGTNNGVDYNTTVDYSSAVTKALSERPDVLFVGGPSQPTAQVIKAAREQGFKGGFIVMDQAKFEQMDDVIPRSYLNGSVGVLPTIEYPGTQLFRTQYSRAYKKDPTSEAALNYMGMNIIARAMTLAGTTDNPEAIRAQLNAAAKALPQRQTIYKLAGVTAGGHVDAEFVIASVKDGKYNRLRVTKVYK, encoded by the coding sequence ATGAAGAAGCGTCTTTTGCTCTCGCTGGCTCTTGCCGTCTCGGCAGCCCCCGCCCTCGCCGACAAGGTGGTCAGCATCGGCTACAGCGGGCCGCTGTCGGGCGGCGCGGCCTTTTACGGCAAGGATGTCCAGAGCGGCATCGAGATGGCGATCAACGAACTCAACAAGGCCGGGGGCATCACGGTCGGCAATGAAAAGGTCACCTTCCGGCTGGTGTCGCTCGACGACCGCTACCTGCCCAACGAGACGGCGACCAACGTGCGGCGCCTGACCTCGCAGGGCATCGACGTGATCTTCGTGCCGCACGCGGGCGGGATTCAGGCGGTGCAGCCGCTTGCCACGCGCGACCCCCGGTTCCTGCTCGTCGCGTATTCCAGCGAGCCCGCGATTCTGGCGGCGAAAAACCCGCTGACCTTCATGCTGCCGCCGCGCTACGACAACTACGTGCAGCCCTTTGTCCAGACGCAGATGAAGGCCTTCGGCAAGCGGCTGGGGCTGATCGGCACCACCAGTGCCTACGGCAAGCAGTGGACCGAGGCCATCAGCGACGGCTGGCGCAAGCAGGGCGGCACGGTGGGGACCAACAACGGCGTGGACTACAACACCACCGTGGACTACTCCAGCGCGGTGACCAAGGCGCTCTCCGAGCGGCCCGACGTGCTGTTCGTGGGCGGCCCCAGTCAGCCCACCGCGCAGGTCATCAAGGCCGCGCGGGAACAGGGCTTCAAGGGCGGCTTCATCGTGATGGATCAGGCCAAGTTCGAGCAGATGGACGACGTGATTCCGCGCAGCTACCTCAACGGCAGCGTGGGGGTGCTGCCCACCATCGAGTATCCCGGCACCCAGCTGTTCCGCACCCAGTACTCGCGGGCCTACAAGAAAGACCCCACCAGCGAGGCCGCGCTGAATTACATGGGCATGAACATCATCGCCCGCGCGATGACGCTCGCCGGAACGACCGACAACCCCGAGGCCATCCGCGCCCAGCTCAACGCCGCCGCCAAGGCCCTGCCGCAGCGCCAGACCATCTACAAGCTCGCCGGAGTGACCGCCGGGGGCCACGTGGACGCCGAGTTCGTGATCGCCAGCGTCAAGGACGGCAAGTACAACCGCCTGCGCGTCACCAAGGTCTACAAGTAA
- a CDS encoding branched-chain amino acid ABC transporter permease, translating into MTTLFQQLSNALALGGVYALVALGLTLVYGVMRVPNFAHGGLYMLGAYFTYAVLSGLGVPYLAALLIAAVLVAGLAALLERLVFYPLRNAPHVHAMIAAIGVLFFFEAAVQRIWGADFKQIAEPIPGILDLGGVVITWQRLLVIVASVLVMLGLNFFLKRTLTGATIEAMAQNREGARLVGINVNRVGMLTFAISGALAAVAAALIAPIVSVTPAMGEVMNLKVFAIIILGGMGSVPGAIVGAFLLALAEIFGGFYIGLDFAEVIGFVVLVLVLAIRPQGLFRRGT; encoded by the coding sequence TTGACCACCCTCTTTCAACAACTCTCCAACGCGCTGGCGCTGGGCGGCGTGTACGCGCTCGTCGCGCTGGGGCTGACGCTGGTATACGGCGTGATGCGGGTGCCCAACTTCGCGCACGGCGGGCTGTACATGCTGGGGGCCTACTTCACCTACGCGGTGCTGAGCGGGCTGGGCGTGCCGTACCTCGCCGCGCTGCTGATCGCGGCGGTGCTCGTCGCCGGGCTCGCGGCGCTGCTCGAACGGCTGGTCTTCTACCCCCTGCGAAATGCCCCGCACGTTCACGCGATGATCGCGGCGATCGGGGTGCTGTTTTTCTTCGAGGCGGCGGTGCAGCGCATCTGGGGCGCGGACTTCAAGCAGATCGCCGAGCCGATTCCCGGCATCCTCGACCTCGGCGGGGTGGTGATCACCTGGCAGCGGCTGCTGGTGATTGTGGCCTCGGTGCTCGTCATGCTGGGGCTGAACTTCTTTCTCAAGCGCACGCTGACGGGCGCGACCATCGAGGCGATGGCCCAGAACCGCGAGGGAGCGCGGCTGGTCGGCATCAATGTCAACCGGGTCGGGATGCTGACCTTCGCCATCTCGGGGGCGCTCGCGGCGGTCGCGGCGGCCCTGATCGCGCCCATCGTCTCGGTGACGCCCGCGATGGGCGAGGTGATGAACCTCAAGGTCTTCGCCATCATCATCCTGGGCGGCATGGGCAGCGTGCCGGGCGCCATCGTGGGGGCCTTTTTGCTCGCGCTGGCCGAGATCTTCGGGGGGTTTTACATCGGGCTGGATTTCGCGGAGGTGATCGGGTTCGTGGTGCTGGTCCTCGTGCTGGCGATTCGCCCGCAGGGGCTCTTCCGGAGGGGAACGTGA
- a CDS encoding acyl-CoA thioesterase — MTDPSTSLQPPQSRTPAPRSRARMLELVFPKDTNYLGTAFGGFVLSLMDKAASVAAVRHAGPGGAVVTARMDGVDFRTPIRVGDAVALDARVVRVGRSSMTIQVDVYREHMASGEQELATTGLFVFVALGEDGAPRPVPPLAEGLDTASAEPDTEARP; from the coding sequence ATGACCGACCCGTCCACTTCCCTTCAGCCCCCCCAGTCCCGCACGCCCGCGCCGCGCAGCCGCGCCCGGATGCTCGAACTCGTCTTTCCCAAGGACACGAATTACCTGGGCACAGCCTTCGGGGGCTTCGTGCTCTCGCTGATGGACAAGGCCGCCAGCGTGGCGGCGGTGCGGCACGCGGGACCCGGCGGCGCGGTGGTCACGGCCCGCATGGACGGGGTGGACTTCCGCACGCCCATCCGGGTGGGGGACGCGGTGGCCCTCGACGCCCGCGTGGTCCGGGTGGGCCGCTCGTCCATGACCATTCAGGTGGACGTGTACCGCGAGCACATGGCCTCCGGCGAGCAGGAACTCGCCACCACGGGCCTGTTCGTCTTTGTCGCGCTGGGCGAGGACGGTGCCCCCCGCCCGGTCCCGCCCCTCGCCGAAGGGCTCGATACCGCCAGCGCCGAGCCCGACACCGAGGCCCGCCCCTGA
- a CDS encoding helix-turn-helix transcriptional regulator gives MNSREQLRMLILAVLERQPEHGYAIAQAIKARSEGLLTAKEGTLYPALHALEAEGLVESEEREAGGRVRREYRLTEKGSKVLAKARGDWQKQVRAVGAVLGGTP, from the coding sequence ATGAACTCCCGCGAGCAGCTCCGGATGCTGATTCTGGCCGTGCTGGAGCGGCAACCCGAACACGGCTACGCCATCGCGCAGGCGATCAAGGCCCGCTCCGAGGGGCTGCTGACCGCCAAGGAAGGCACCCTCTACCCCGCCCTGCACGCGCTGGAGGCCGAGGGACTGGTCGAGAGCGAGGAGCGCGAGGCGGGCGGCCGGGTGCGGCGCGAGTACCGCCTGACCGAGAAGGGCAGTAAGGTGCTGGCCAAGGCGCGGGGCGACTGGCAAAAGCAGGTGCGGGCGGTGGGTGCGGTGCTGGGAGGCACGCCGTGA
- a CDS encoding aminoglycoside phosphotransferase family protein, with protein MRTVSRSGEAGRRWLESLPTLVAEVCATWGLEVEGPARHGEWGLVFAVRGAGTPAVLKVTWPSEDGSMERAVKALTLWDGRGAVRLLRADTVRQALLLERLDSTADLSRVGVEEALPVAGSLLRRLAVPAPASFPSLAAVARRVGTTLPQRWEQQGRPLSRQVVERAVALASELAPSVGNLLVNWDIHDGNVLRAEREPWLVTDPQVLAGDLEYGVAQLLWWGLEEIESSGGVRRALDRIVDSADLDADLTRAWTYVRTLDYWLWGLEAGLTVDPPRCERVIESLGRVG; from the coding sequence ATGAGGACGGTCTCCCGGTCGGGCGAGGCGGGTCGCCGCTGGCTCGAGTCGTTGCCCACTCTGGTCGCTGAAGTCTGCGCCACCTGGGGCCTGGAGGTGGAGGGTCCGGCCAGGCATGGGGAATGGGGCCTGGTCTTCGCCGTGCGCGGCGCGGGCACCCCCGCCGTGCTCAAGGTCACCTGGCCGAGCGAGGACGGCAGCATGGAACGGGCGGTCAAGGCTCTGACGCTGTGGGACGGGCGGGGTGCGGTGCGGCTGCTGCGGGCAGACACAGTACGGCAGGCCCTTCTCCTCGAACGCCTCGACAGCACGGCAGACCTGAGCCGGGTCGGGGTGGAGGAAGCCCTCCCTGTGGCCGGGAGCCTGCTGAGGCGGCTTGCTGTCCCGGCCCCGGCGAGTTTCCCCTCACTGGCGGCGGTGGCCCGGCGGGTGGGGACCACGTTGCCCCAGCGTTGGGAGCAGCAGGGCCGACCGTTATCCCGGCAGGTCGTCGAACGAGCCGTTGCCCTCGCTTCCGAGCTCGCCCCCTCGGTCGGAAACCTGCTCGTCAACTGGGACATTCATGACGGGAACGTGCTGCGTGCAGAGCGCGAGCCTTGGCTGGTTACCGACCCTCAGGTGCTCGCGGGGGACCTGGAATACGGCGTGGCCCAACTCCTGTGGTGGGGGCTGGAGGAGATCGAGTCGAGTGGCGGGGTGAGGCGGGCGCTCGACCGCATCGTGGATTCGGCAGACCTGGACGCCGACCTGACCCGCGCCTGGACTTACGTTCGCACCCTCGATTACTGGCTCTGGGGATTGGAAGCGGGGTTGACCGTCGATCCGCCCCGCTGTGAGCGGGTGATAGAGAGCTTGGGGCGGGTGGGGTGA
- a CDS encoding malate dehydrogenase — MTMTKKPVRVAVTGAAGQIGYSLLFRIASGDMLGKDQPVILQLLEITPALKALQGVVMELRDCAFPLLADIVTSDDPMVAFKDADYALLVGAMPRKAGMERGDLLSANGGIFKPQGEALNAVASRDVKVLVVGNPANTNALIAQQNAPDLDPRQFTAMVRLDHNRAISQLAEQTGQPVSAIKNITIWGNHSSTQYPDLSQATVNGQPALDLVEREWYEGTYIPTVAKRGAAIIEARGASSAASAASAAIDHMRDWALGTPEGEWVSMGIPSDGSYGVPEGLIYGFPVRCSGGQYEIVQGLDVSEFSRGKMDATAQELIEERDEVRKLGLVK; from the coding sequence ATGACCATGACCAAGAAACCCGTCCGCGTGGCCGTTACTGGCGCCGCCGGGCAGATCGGCTACAGCCTGCTCTTCCGCATCGCGTCCGGCGACATGCTGGGCAAGGACCAGCCCGTCATCCTGCAACTGCTGGAAATCACGCCCGCGCTGAAGGCCCTTCAGGGTGTCGTGATGGAGCTGCGCGACTGCGCCTTCCCCCTGCTGGCCGACATCGTGACCTCGGACGACCCGATGGTCGCCTTCAAGGACGCGGACTACGCGCTGCTCGTGGGCGCGATGCCCCGCAAGGCCGGGATGGAGCGCGGCGACCTGCTCAGCGCCAACGGCGGCATCTTCAAGCCGCAGGGCGAGGCGCTGAACGCCGTGGCGAGCCGGGACGTGAAGGTGCTCGTGGTGGGCAACCCCGCCAACACCAATGCCCTGATCGCGCAGCAGAACGCGCCCGACCTCGACCCCAGGCAGTTCACCGCGATGGTCCGCCTGGACCACAACCGCGCGATCTCGCAGCTCGCCGAGCAGACCGGCCAGCCCGTGAGCGCGATCAAGAACATCACCATCTGGGGCAACCACTCCTCGACCCAGTACCCCGACCTCTCGCAGGCGACCGTGAACGGCCAGCCCGCCCTCGACCTCGTGGAGCGCGAGTGGTACGAGGGCACCTACATCCCCACCGTCGCCAAACGCGGCGCGGCGATCATCGAGGCGCGGGGGGCCAGCAGCGCCGCCTCGGCCGCGAGCGCCGCCATCGACCACATGCGCGACTGGGCGCTGGGCACCCCCGAAGGCGAGTGGGTCAGCATGGGTATCCCGTCGGACGGTTCCTACGGCGTGCCCGAAGGCCTGATCTACGGCTTCCCCGTGCGCTGCAGCGGCGGTCAGTACGAGATTGTGCAGGGCCTCGACGTGTCCGAGTTCAGCCGGGGCAAGATGGACGCCACCGCGCAGGAACTGATTGAGGAGCGCGACGAGGTTCGCAAGCTGGGCCTGGTGAAGTAA
- a CDS encoding enoyl-CoA hydratase/isomerase family protein, which produces MSAHSLTAQQLTAPGAYPGLHLTLHGDGILEVVLRNEKTLNSVDAEAHRALTYIWRDIDAASGVRCVLVRGEGRGFSSGGDFALIEEMSQDFTALARVWKEARDLVYNLVNCGKPVVSAIHGPCVGAGLAVALLADVSVAAKSARILDGHVRLGVAAGDHAAIIWPLLCGLNKAKYHLMTGEPVSGEEAERIGLVSLCVPDEELLDRAWAVARKLASGSPTAVRWTKYALNNWLRAMGPTFDTSLALEFLGFTGPDVREGLASLREKREPTFQEDAPI; this is translated from the coding sequence ATGTCCGCCCACTCCTTGACCGCCCAGCAACTCACCGCGCCGGGCGCCTACCCCGGCCTGCACCTCACCTTGCACGGGGACGGCATCCTCGAAGTCGTCCTCCGCAACGAGAAGACGCTGAACTCCGTGGATGCCGAGGCCCACCGCGCCCTGACGTACATCTGGCGCGACATCGACGCCGCTTCGGGCGTCCGCTGCGTGCTGGTGCGCGGCGAGGGCCGAGGGTTTTCATCGGGCGGCGACTTCGCGCTGATCGAGGAGATGAGCCAGGACTTCACCGCCCTCGCCCGCGTGTGGAAGGAAGCCCGGGACCTCGTGTACAACCTCGTGAACTGCGGCAAGCCCGTCGTAAGTGCCATTCACGGCCCCTGCGTGGGCGCGGGGCTGGCGGTCGCCCTGCTCGCGGACGTGAGCGTCGCCGCCAAAAGCGCCCGGATTCTGGACGGCCATGTTCGGCTGGGCGTGGCGGCGGGCGACCACGCGGCCATCATCTGGCCTTTGCTGTGCGGGCTGAACAAGGCCAAATACCACCTGATGACGGGGGAACCCGTTTCCGGGGAGGAGGCCGAGCGTATCGGTCTGGTCAGCCTGTGCGTGCCCGACGAGGAACTCCTCGACCGCGCCTGGGCCGTGGCCCGCAAGCTCGCCTCCGGCAGCCCCACCGCCGTGCGCTGGACGAAATACGCCCTGAACAACTGGCTGCGGGCGATGGGGCCGACCTTCGACACCAGCCTCGCCCTGGAATTCCTGGGCTTCACTGGCCCCGACGTGCGCGAAGGGCTAGCGAGCCTGCGCGAGAAGCGGGAGCCGACGTTTCAGGAGGACGCGCCGATCTGA
- a CDS encoding DinB family protein, which yields MADDARRFPIGPIQDLPTRDRAALEAVAARMEATGREWREAVTGLDAAGLARSYRPGGWTVAQLAHHAADAHMHGLNRLKYGLTAEGYVIQPFAQEAWLTLADAALPVAEALALMDTANVRWAALLRGTDPEQFARRVTHPQEGEQDLWRLVAKHDWHLRHHLAHARLALA from the coding sequence ATGGCAGACGACGCCCGCCGCTTTCCCATCGGCCCGATTCAGGACCTGCCCACGCGGGACCGGGCGGCGCTGGAAGCCGTCGCCGCGCGGATGGAGGCGACCGGGCGCGAGTGGCGGGAGGCCGTGACGGGGCTGGACGCGGCCGGGCTGGCCCGCAGCTACCGCCCTGGGGGGTGGACGGTCGCGCAACTCGCCCACCACGCAGCGGACGCACACATGCATGGCCTGAACCGCCTGAAGTACGGCCTGACGGCCGAAGGCTACGTCATCCAGCCCTTCGCGCAGGAGGCGTGGCTGACCCTGGCGGACGCGGCGCTGCCGGTGGCGGAGGCGCTGGCGCTGATGGACACGGCGAACGTGCGCTGGGCCGCTCTGCTGCGCGGCACCGACCCCGAACAGTTCGCCCGCCGCGTGACCCACCCGCAGGAGGGCGAGCAGGACCTGTGGCGGCTCGTCGCCAAGCACGACTGGCACCTGCGCCACCACCTCGCGCATGCGCGGCTGGCGCTGGCGTAA
- a CDS encoding ABC transporter ATP-binding protein — MLEVQRLSVNYGPFRALHDVDLTVQEGEIVVLLGANGAGKSTLFRTLSGLQRPSAGTATWRGVPLTGGRPEFNVSQGVSQCPEGRLLFPDLSVEKNLRLGAFVHRRDAAGTERELGRVYDLFPDLVGKRNAPAGSLSGGQQQMVAIARSLMARPQLLLLDEPSLGLAPLVVEQVFQAVQRVNEAGVSVLLAEQNAFAALGIAHRGYVLEGGRVSLQGSQQALLGDDRVRSAYLGV, encoded by the coding sequence ATGCTTGAGGTGCAGCGCCTCAGCGTGAATTACGGCCCCTTCCGGGCGCTGCACGACGTGGACCTGACCGTGCAGGAGGGCGAGATCGTCGTGCTGCTGGGGGCGAACGGGGCGGGCAAGAGCACCCTGTTCCGGACGCTCAGCGGGCTCCAACGTCCCTCGGCGGGCACGGCGACGTGGCGCGGGGTGCCGCTCACGGGCGGGCGGCCCGAGTTCAACGTGTCGCAGGGGGTCTCGCAGTGTCCGGAAGGCCGCCTGCTCTTTCCCGACCTCAGCGTGGAGAAGAACCTGCGGCTGGGCGCCTTCGTGCACCGCCGGGACGCGGCGGGCACCGAGCGCGAGCTGGGGCGGGTCTACGACCTCTTTCCCGATCTGGTGGGCAAGCGGAACGCCCCCGCCGGGAGCCTGTCGGGCGGGCAGCAGCAGATGGTCGCCATCGCGCGGTCGCTGATGGCGCGGCCCCAGCTCCTGCTGCTCGACGAGCCGTCGCTGGGGCTGGCCCCGCTCGTGGTCGAGCAGGTCTTCCAGGCCGTGCAGCGGGTCAACGAGGCCGGGGTCAGCGTGCTGCTGGCCGAGCAGAACGCCTTCGCCGCGCTGGGCATCGCGCACCGGGGGTACGTGCTGGAGGGGGGCCGGGTGTCGCTGCAAGGCTCGCAGCAGGCGCTGCTGGGTGACGACCGGGTGCGGAGCGCGTACCTGGGGGTATAG
- the sugE gene encoding quaternary ammonium compound efflux SMR transporter SugE — protein sequence MAWILLVIAGLLEIGWAIGLKYTEGFTRPVPTVLTLLSMVASMGLLGLAAKTLPIGTAYGVWVGIGAVGAAILGIVLFKEPVTLSRLLFLGMMIVAIIGLKATSGH from the coding sequence ATGGCATGGATTCTGCTCGTGATCGCGGGGCTGCTCGAAATCGGCTGGGCGATCGGCCTGAAGTACACCGAGGGCTTTACCCGGCCCGTCCCCACGGTGCTGACCCTGCTGAGCATGGTCGCCAGCATGGGCCTGCTGGGGCTGGCGGCCAAGACGCTGCCCATCGGCACGGCCTACGGGGTCTGGGTGGGCATCGGCGCGGTGGGCGCGGCGATTCTGGGCATCGTGCTGTTCAAGGAACCGGTCACGCTGAGCCGCCTGCTCTTCTTGGGCATGATGATCGTGGCGATCATCGGGCTGAAGGCGACGAGCGGGCACTGA
- a CDS encoding acetyl-CoA carboxylase carboxyltransferase subunit alpha — MTAPADTLRELEARLRDLEDTAQRTGQNLDAALTPLRAEVERLRGEGHARLTRWERVGLARAPGRPTALDYVERLCTDFTELHGDRAYGDDPALIGGPARWGGVPVMLLMQQKGRDTKGKIKRRFGMSNPEGYRKAVRLMDLADRFGLPVVTLIDTPGAYPGIEAEERGQGWAIAESIQRMVRLRVPAVCAVIGEGGSGGALALGVGNRVLIQENAWYSVISPEGAASIIWKDAAKAPEAAEALRLTAPDLLELGLVEEVVPEPVGGAHLDPGAAATALGEAVSRHLAELSALGPDELKAGRAARFRALGAFREG, encoded by the coding sequence GTGACCGCCCCCGCCGACACCCTGCGCGAGCTCGAAGCCCGGCTGCGCGACCTGGAGGACACGGCGCAGCGCACCGGGCAGAACCTCGACGCGGCCCTGACGCCGCTGCGGGCCGAGGTCGAGCGGCTGCGCGGCGAGGGCCACGCCCGCCTGACCCGCTGGGAACGGGTGGGCCTCGCGCGGGCGCCGGGCCGCCCCACCGCGTTGGATTACGTGGAGCGCCTCTGCACCGACTTCACTGAGCTGCACGGCGACCGCGCCTACGGCGACGACCCTGCCCTGATCGGCGGCCCGGCCCGCTGGGGGGGCGTGCCCGTGATGCTGCTGATGCAACAGAAGGGCCGCGACACCAAGGGCAAGATCAAGCGCCGCTTCGGCATGAGCAACCCCGAAGGCTACCGCAAGGCGGTCCGGCTGATGGACCTCGCCGACCGCTTCGGGCTGCCGGTCGTGACCCTGATCGACACGCCCGGCGCCTACCCCGGTATCGAGGCCGAGGAACGCGGCCAGGGCTGGGCCATCGCCGAGAGCATTCAGCGGATGGTGCGCCTCCGCGTGCCCGCCGTCTGCGCCGTGATCGGCGAGGGCGGCTCGGGTGGGGCGCTCGCGCTGGGCGTGGGCAACCGGGTGCTGATTCAGGAAAACGCCTGGTACTCGGTGATCTCGCCCGAGGGGGCGGCCAGCATCATCTGGAAGGACGCGGCCAAGGCCCCCGAAGCCGCCGAGGCCCTGCGCCTCACCGCCCCCGACCTGCTGGAACTGGGGCTGGTCGAGGAAGTCGTGCCCGAACCCGTGGGCGGCGCCCACCTCGATCCGGGTGCGGCGGCGACGGCGCTGGGCGAGGCCGTCTCGCGGCACCTCGCGGAGCTGTCGGCGCTGGGGCCGGACGAGCTGAAGGCCGGGCGGGCGGCCCGCTTCCGGGCGCTGGGGGCGTTTCGGGAGGGGTGA
- a CDS encoding branched-chain amino acid ABC transporter permease, which yields MTRSAFKPGPLVWVAVFVLAALLPLLQPGGYVLDVAINVMIWSMLAYGLNVMLGYTGQLPLAHAGFFGIGAYAVGILTLKQGWNFWLAWPTAVLICALGGLLMGLVAFRTRGDVFSIFTLGVGVIIALVINKWDSLTGGGDGLNGVPPASSLFGIDFSRSANFYYVALAALALTVLIVARTRQSVFGRSLVAIRGGDDLARSAGIDVYSHKLRALMLSTALAGLAGGVYAAYVGFLGSAVTGPTTTFTVLLYLLVGGVGTLAGPLLGTGLIYVALQFLKGLQDYQYIVFGPLLVLLVLFAPQGLAGLWDRWSVRRASARTERTVDHA from the coding sequence ATGACGCGCTCCGCGTTCAAACCCGGCCCGCTGGTGTGGGTCGCCGTCTTCGTGCTCGCCGCGCTGCTGCCGCTCCTGCAACCCGGCGGCTACGTGCTGGACGTGGCGATCAACGTGATGATCTGGTCGATGCTCGCCTACGGCCTGAACGTGATGCTGGGCTACACGGGGCAGCTTCCGCTCGCGCACGCGGGCTTTTTCGGGATCGGGGCCTACGCGGTGGGCATCCTGACGCTGAAACAGGGCTGGAACTTCTGGCTGGCGTGGCCCACCGCCGTGCTGATCTGTGCGCTGGGCGGGCTGCTGATGGGGCTGGTGGCCTTCCGCACGCGGGGGGACGTCTTTTCCATCTTCACCCTGGGCGTGGGCGTGATCATCGCGCTGGTGATCAACAAGTGGGACAGCCTGACGGGCGGCGGCGACGGCCTCAACGGGGTGCCGCCCGCCTCCAGCCTGTTCGGGATCGATTTTTCGCGTTCGGCCAACTTCTACTACGTGGCGCTGGCGGCGCTGGCGCTGACGGTGCTGATCGTGGCGCGGACCCGCCAGAGTGTGTTCGGGCGCTCGCTGGTCGCCATCCGGGGCGGCGATGACCTCGCGCGGAGCGCGGGCATCGACGTGTACTCGCATAAATTGCGGGCGCTGATGCTCTCCACTGCCCTGGCGGGACTGGCGGGCGGCGTGTACGCCGCCTACGTGGGCTTCCTGGGCTCGGCGGTGACCGGCCCGACGACCACCTTCACCGTGCTGCTGTACCTGCTCGTCGGAGGGGTGGGCACGCTGGCAGGGCCGCTGCTGGGGACCGGGCTGATCTACGTGGCGCTGCAATTCCTGAAGGGGCTGCAAGACTACCAGTACATCGTGTTCGGGCCGCTGCTGGTGCTGCTCGTTCTCTTCGCGCCGCAGGGGCTGGCCGGACTGTGGGACCGCTGGAGCGTGCGCCGGGCGAGCGCCCGCACCGAGAGGACGGTGGACCATGCCTGA